Sequence from the Sphingobacteriaceae bacterium GW460-11-11-14-LB5 genome:
GTTTCATCACCAATAGTCCTATTTGCTTTCGAAATAACACCCGAAGCACCTTCACCCAATAAATGGTTAATCTCCAAATCGTGCCAGTTAACTAGCGAGAGCGCTTCCACAGCTGGTGTTTTACTAAAGTTGTTTCCGGAAAAAGCAATCCATGATAGTTTAGGCATGGCGGCTATCCATTGTGGCAGTGCATGCAGTTTATTAGCGGCTATACGCAATAACGATAAATTTTGGCAGTGGCTTAATTCTTCTGGCAAGGCAGTTAAAAGATTACCCGACAACATTAGCTTTTGCATGCGCGTACACAGCCCGATCTCTTTTGGTAATTCGGCAATATTGTTATTTGTTAAAATCAGCCAGCGAAGATTGGGATTGAGCGATTTTGATGGCACCGTTTTAATCTGGTTAGATTTAAATCCGACGATATCCAGCAAGGGGCAATCGGCGAGTACCTCAGGCATCACCGTAAAAAGATTTTCAGAACAGAAGAAAATCTTCAGTTTCTTTAAACGTCCAAAATCAGCTGGCAGCGTACTTAGCTTGTTAAAAGAAAGATCGAGTACCTCGAGTGTTTCAGCCAGATCGAATATTTCTTCAGGGAAAGAACGAAGATCTTCTGAAAGTTTTAACGATACCGCTCCTTTAAGTTTTCCGCTTTGTAATGCTAACAGGCTTTGCATGTATTCTGGTTTAAGGCAACGAAGATAGGGAGTTTAATTTGGAGTGGAGAGTCTTTGATGATGGAAAATGTAGGATGGATGATGGTGTTTAGTCCGAAGTCGGGAGTCTGAAGTCAGGAGTCAATAAACGTCTATGCTCAGCGATTGTCATCCCACGCATGTCCAAGAACCTTTAATTGAACCATATAAGACATAGAGGTGGCATATAAGCTCATGGGTCTTATATTCCTTATATGGTAAAGAACTTTGCGTCCAGCAATTGTCATCCTGAGCGGAGTCGAAGGATCTTGTATGATGGAAAATGTAAGATGGATGATGGAG
This genomic interval carries:
- a CDS encoding protein kinase; amino-acid sequence: MQSLLALQSGKLKGAVSLKLSEDLRSFPEEIFDLAETLEVLDLSFNKLSTLPADFGRLKKLKIFFCSENLFTVMPEVLADCPLLDIVGFKSNQIKTVPSKSLNPNLRWLILTNNNIAELPKEIGLCTRMQKLMLSGNLLTALPEELSHCQNLSLLRIAANKLHALPQWIAAMPKLSWIAFSGNNFSKTPAVEALSLVNWHDLEINHLLGEGASGVISKANRTIGDETQEVAVKIFKGNVTSDGLPEDEMTAYIAAGYHPGLVNLIGQIALHPEDKKGLVMDLIPHHFYNLGNPPSLASCTRDVFPAGMQLSEKQLLGIAKTIASLAAQLHEAGIMHGDLYAHNTLIDDEGSTLFGDFGAASFYDQTDITLAHALERIEVSAYGYLLDDLLSLKNEAVSSTCFNTLSALRDACLAPSPLNRPGFQDLVEALADI